In Sebastes fasciatus isolate fSebFas1 chromosome 15, fSebFas1.pri, whole genome shotgun sequence, a genomic segment contains:
- the sumo3a gene encoding small ubiquitin-related modifier 3-like: MSEEKPKEGVKTENDHINLKVAGQDGSVVQFKIKRHTPLSKLMKAYCDRQGLAIRQIRFRFDGQPINETDTPAQLEMEDEDTIDVFQQQTGGHC, encoded by the exons ATGTCAGAGGAAAAGCCAAAG GAGGGAGTCAAGACTGAGAACGATCACATCAACCTCAAGGTTGCAGGGCAAGATGGGTCGGTGGTCCAGTTCAAAATCAAAAGACACACACCGCTCAGCAAACTAATGAAGGCGTATTGTGACCGACAG GGTCTCGCAATAAGGCAGATCAGGTTCAGGTTTGATGGCCAGCCCATCAATGAGACGGATACACCTGCACAG CTGGAGATGGAAGATGAAGACACCATAGATGTTTTCCAGCAGCAGACAGGCGGGCACTGCTAA
- the pttg1ipa gene encoding PTTG1 interacting protein a, protein MMDSRICLSALLLLFGLATVLAQSSSPSQVCEKKNGTSCEECLRNVTCLWCIKTKSCVTYPVKTILPPHALCPLNDARWGLCWMNFQALIITLAVVGGIIIIAFLICLFCCCKCENFGSKRSEAKMQRQANKTQTKQEERRAEMKTRHDDIRKKYGLSGQNPYSKFA, encoded by the exons ATGATGGATTCACGGAtttgtctctctgctctgctgctcctcttcgGTTTGGCGACAGTTTTGGCTCAGTCTTCCTCACCTAGTCAAG TATGTGAGAAGAAGAACGGGACAAGCTGCGAGGAATGTCTGCGAAATGTGACG TGCCTGTGGTGCATCAAAACCAAGTCGTGTGTGACATACCCGGTGAAGACCATCCTTCCACCTCATGCACTCTGTCCGCTGAATGATGCACGCTGGGGCCTCTGCTGGA tGAATTTCCAGGCGTTGATAATCACCCTGGCAGTAGTTGGTGGAATTATCATCATCGCCTTCCTGATCTGCCTGTTCTGCTGCTGCAAGTGTGAGAACTTTGG atCCAAAAGGTCCGAGGCCAAGATGCAAAGACAGGCCAATAAGACGCAAACCAAGCAGGAAGAAAG GAGAGCAGAAATGAAAACGAGACATGACGATATCAGGAAGAAATATG GTCTAAGTGGGCAAAATCCGTACTCCAAATTTGCATGA